TCGTGAAAAGGCAGAAAAAAATGCTATTTCAGATCAAATCTCTGAAGTATTAGTTCCCAGTCATGAAGTCATTGAAATGCGCCGGGGCAAAAAAGTTGCAACGGATAAAAAGTTTTTCCCAGGCTATGTCTTGGTTAAAATGGAACTTAATGACGATACGTGGCACATGATCAAGGGAATCGCCAGGGTTTCCGGCTTTTTGGGAAGCAAGGGCAAACCTATGCCAGTCAGTGAAGCCGAAGCAACCAGGTTGCTATCTCAAATGCAGCAGGGCGTTAAAGCCGGCGTTGACGGGGTTAATTTTGATGTGGGTGAACAAGTGCGTGTTTCCGATGGACCTTTTGCATCCTTTAACGGAGTTGTGGAAGAAATTGATCT
This portion of the Alphaproteobacteria bacterium genome encodes:
- the nusG gene encoding transcription termination/antitermination protein NusG, with the translated sequence MAQHRWYVVNVYSGFEKKVSEAIREKAEKNAISDQISEVLVPSHEVIEMRRGKKVATDKKFFPGYVLVKMELNDDTWHMIKGIARVSGFLGSKGKPMPVSEAEATRLLSQMQQGVKAGVDGVNFDVGEQVRVSDGPFASFNGVVEEIDLEKARVKVTVSIFGRATPIDLDFDQVEKL